The genomic DNA GATTCCGCTGGTGGGACGCGCCGCGGAATTTGTCGGCCGGTTAGGTGCGCAGTGGATGGGCGTAGAGATCCCACCCCGGCGTGCGGGCCGGTGGTTTGATTGGCAGCAGTTTTATCACCTTATCTTGCAACTTTTGATTTCGGCTGCATGCTTTGCCGCGTGGACGGCCTTGGGCTTTACAGCGGGTGTGCTGGTAATTGCGCCATTCGTGCCAAAGACCGAATTCTCCTTTGGCGAGTGGTCTACCTCCAACCGGCCGCTGATTTTCTTAACCTGTTGGCTGACCGCTTCGCTGCTGGTGGCTTTATTAGTGGGGCTCAACCGCCTCTTGGTCTTGGCATCGACCTCGCTGACTCGGCTGGCATTGAGCCCCTCGGCCGAGGAATTGGCGGCCTCGCGCGCGACGCTTATCGATGCCTTCTCTGGCGAGCGCCGCCGCATCGAGCGCGAACTGCACGATGGTCCACAGCAGTACCTCACCGCGCTCAAGCTCAACTTGGCTGCCGCAAAATTGCAAGCCCCTCCTGAGGCGCAACCGACCTTGGCCGATGCGGAACATAATGCCTCATTGGCCTTGGCCTCCCTGCGCGCGACGGTGCGTGGCATTGCCCCGCAGGTGCTTTTCGACGCCGGATTAATCCCCGCCCTCGACGAATTACTCGCCCACTCCGGGCTGGAGACCGAACTACATGTGGAAGGCGTCGAGCGCTCGGTGGATGAGACCACTGCCCTGCTGGCTTACCATGCGGTGGCCGAGGCGCTTACCAATGGGTCCAAACATGGCGCGGCCACTGAGGCGATGGTAACGGTTGCTTTCGGGCAGACGCTGCGCCTCGACATCGTTGACAACGGCACGGGCCCCACGGCCAAGGAGCCAGCTGAGACGGCCATCTCGGACGCAGAAGCTCGGACGGGCACCGGCCTCGCCGGGCTGCGCGAGCGCGCCGCCGCACTGGGCGGCACGGTAAACTTTGCCGCGGCTCATGACGCTGCCGCCGGCGAACGCGGCGGCCGGCTGCGGGTCGAATTACCGCTGAAGGAGGCGGAATGAAACTACTACTGGCGGAAGATTCCGCGCTATTGCGCGCGGGGCTCGAG from Corynebacterium tuberculostearicum includes the following:
- a CDS encoding sensor histidine kinase, with protein sequence MRTLKACAWSLVLGALFIPALVVSVLMLPWIPLVGRAAEFVGRLGAQWMGVEIPPRRAGRWFDWQQFYHLILQLLISAACFAAWTALGFTAGVLVIAPFVPKTEFSFGEWSTSNRPLIFLTCWLTASLLVALLVGLNRLLVLASTSLTRLALSPSAEELAASRATLIDAFSGERRRIERELHDGPQQYLTALKLNLAAAKLQAPPEAQPTLADAEHNASLALASLRATVRGIAPQVLFDAGLIPALDELLAHSGLETELHVEGVERSVDETTALLAYHAVAEALTNGSKHGAATEAMVTVAFGQTLRLDIVDNGTGPTAKEPAETAISDAEARTGTGLAGLRERAAALGGTVNFAAAHDAAAGERGGRLRVELPLKEAE